The proteins below are encoded in one region of Pacificitalea manganoxidans:
- a CDS encoding dihydrolipoyl dehydrogenase encodes MPHPDPQPLSCDVAIIGAGTAGMAALRKLKDTGLSLRIIDPEFRGTTCATTGCMPSKLLIAAAEAAHAVRHAAVFGVHAAPRIDGVAVMKRVRDMRDRFASGTQETLLDLSERLRLKSRARFTGPTQLELDDGRRLEAERIIIATGSDPMLPDAYKPLADLCLTNETVFDLPDLPTRLAVIGAGPIGVELAQAFARLGVEVALFDSGSTVAGLTDPAVSTALADALRDEFALHLDTTPTPRRVGDQIELTWGKSERAQFDRVLVATGRPPNLTALNLEAAGLALDDHGTPLFDPRTMQCGDAPIFMAGDANAARPLLHEAGSEGAIAGANAASWPDLAQAARMVPMAITFTRPSAATVGEVIPPGRADTVTGSADYSDQGRAKTEARAAGLVRLYADRQDGRIRGASLAAPEGEHLAHLLAWAISEGMTASRMLDLPFYHPTVEEGLKSALREICQATSSPITWSRDDGAPAGE; translated from the coding sequence ATGCCCCATCCCGACCCTCAGCCGCTGTCATGTGATGTCGCCATTATCGGGGCGGGCACCGCCGGCATGGCCGCCCTGCGCAAGCTCAAAGATACGGGTCTGAGCCTGCGCATCATCGATCCCGAATTTCGTGGCACCACATGCGCGACGACCGGCTGCATGCCGTCTAAGCTGCTGATCGCGGCGGCGGAGGCCGCCCATGCCGTCCGTCATGCGGCTGTTTTTGGTGTGCATGCCGCGCCGCGGATCGATGGTGTCGCGGTGATGAAGCGGGTTCGGGACATGCGCGACCGCTTCGCCTCGGGCACGCAGGAGACGCTGCTGGACCTGTCCGAAAGGTTGCGCCTGAAAAGCCGCGCGCGCTTCACCGGCCCCACGCAGCTAGAGCTAGATGACGGGCGGCGGCTGGAGGCCGAGCGTATCATCATTGCCACCGGCTCCGACCCGATGCTGCCCGACGCTTATAAGCCTCTGGCCGATCTATGTCTGACAAATGAAACCGTGTTTGACCTGCCGGATCTGCCGACCCGGCTTGCCGTGATCGGGGCCGGGCCGATTGGGGTGGAATTGGCGCAGGCCTTTGCCCGGCTGGGGGTGGAGGTGGCGTTGTTTGACAGCGGCAGCACTGTCGCCGGGCTCACGGACCCGGCGGTCTCCACCGCGCTTGCCGATGCATTGCGCGATGAGTTCGCCCTGCATCTCGACACCACGCCCACGCCGCGCCGGGTGGGCGACCAGATCGAACTCACCTGGGGCAAATCAGAGCGCGCGCAATTTGACCGGGTTCTGGTCGCGACCGGGCGTCCGCCAAACCTGACAGCCCTCAATCTGGAAGCTGCGGGACTGGCGCTCGATGACCACGGCACGCCCCTTTTCGATCCGCGGACGATGCAATGCGGGGATGCGCCGATCTTTATGGCGGGCGATGCCAATGCAGCGCGCCCCCTGCTGCATGAGGCCGGATCGGAGGGTGCCATTGCGGGGGCCAATGCAGCAAGCTGGCCCGATCTGGCGCAAGCCGCCCGGATGGTGCCAATGGCCATCACCTTCACCCGCCCCAGCGCGGCGACGGTGGGCGAGGTCATTCCCCCGGGCCGGGCCGATACGGTCACCGGCAGCGCCGATTACAGCGATCAGGGTCGCGCCAAGACCGAGGCCCGTGCGGCCGGGCTTGTGCGCCTCTATGCAGATCGGCAGGACGGGCGTATTCGCGGCGCGTCGCTTGCCGCGCCCGAAGGCGAGCATCTGGCACATCTGCTGGCATGGGCGATCTCAGAAGGCATGACCGCAAGCCGGATGCTCGATCTGCCGTTCTACCACCCCACGGTGGAAGAAGGCCTGAAATCAGCGCTGCGCGAGATCTGCCAAGCGACGTCCAGCCCCATCACATGGTCACGGGACGACGGAGCGCCTGCGGGCGAATGA
- a CDS encoding NADPH-dependent FMN reductase codes for MSNPKIAIVIGSTRKARFADKPAQWMLEQVEAHGGFDAEIVDLADFDLPFFDEVGSALYVPSEDPAAQKWQAKIDEFDGYIFVVAEYNHSITGALKNALDQAYPQWVRKPAAAIGYGGVGAARAIEHLRTIAVELQMVPLRNAVHIGAGAFIEVHPMGKNGPMSEIEAVIKPASDQMLSELDWWARVTRAGRAGEIS; via the coding sequence ATGTCCAATCCTAAAATCGCCATCGTCATCGGCTCGACCCGCAAAGCGCGGTTCGCCGACAAGCCCGCCCAGTGGATGCTGGAGCAGGTCGAAGCGCATGGCGGCTTTGACGCCGAAATCGTCGATCTGGCCGATTTCGACCTGCCGTTCTTCGATGAGGTCGGCTCCGCCCTATACGTCCCGTCCGAGGATCCCGCTGCGCAGAAATGGCAGGCGAAGATCGACGAATTCGACGGCTACATCTTTGTCGTGGCCGAATATAACCATTCGATCACGGGCGCGCTGAAAAACGCTCTCGATCAGGCTTATCCGCAATGGGTGCGCAAGCCCGCTGCAGCCATCGGCTATGGCGGTGTCGGCGCCGCGCGGGCAATCGAGCACCTGCGCACCATCGCGGTAGAGCTTCAGATGGTGCCGCTGCGCAATGCGGTCCATATCGGCGCCGGCGCTTTCATCGAGGTGCATCCGATGGGCAAAAACGGTCCGATGTCTGAGATTGAAGCCGTCATCAAACCGGCCTCCGATCAGATGCTGTCCGAACTGGATTGGTGGGCGCGGGTCACGCGCGCCGGTCGCGCGGGCGAAATTTCCTAA
- a CDS encoding winged helix-turn-helix transcriptional regulator, which produces MKASAPHKDLRGSAQSPAPQPDKPGEGHTAALPHTPSNCRDISAMLARIGDKWSIQVISRLGAGPMRFSALKREVGTISQKMLTQTLRHLERDGFVTRTVTPDRPPRVDYALTPLGRDLLCPVEALAQWTLANRHRIETARAAFDAATTEP; this is translated from the coding sequence ATGAAAGCCTCAGCCCCGCACAAGGACTTGCGCGGTTCCGCACAGTCCCCCGCGCCGCAGCCCGACAAACCCGGCGAAGGCCACACTGCCGCCCTGCCCCACACGCCGTCCAACTGCCGCGATATTTCGGCGATGCTGGCGCGGATTGGCGACAAATGGTCGATTCAGGTGATCTCCCGTCTGGGCGCCGGACCGATGCGGTTTTCAGCGCTGAAGCGTGAGGTCGGCACGATTAGCCAGAAAATGCTGACCCAGACGCTGCGCCATCTGGAACGCGATGGCTTTGTCACCCGGACAGTCACGCCGGACCGGCCACCGCGCGTCGATTACGCGCTCACGCCGCTTGGCCGCGATCTGCTCTGCCCGGTCGAGGCGCTGGCGCAATGGACGCTGGCCAATCGCCACCGGATCGAGACAGCCCGAGCCGCCTTTGATGCGGCCACGACCGAGCCATGA
- the cobT gene encoding cobaltochelatase subunit CobT, which yields MPQNDNPADPFKKALAEATKTMADDPELGVTYSVDPPGMAKDSMRLPQVTRRMTRDEVLLARGTADAFAMRRRYHDEAVAARYTPPGQMARDLYEAMETARCEAMGARHMPGSAGNIDAKINHEAERKGYGQITKATEAPLSVAAGYMIRQLATGRDLPPGAQNVLDLWRDHLEGSAADTLTGLQEALGDQRSFARLARQVINDLGYGDQLGDDPDMEPDEDASEQAEEVENEDKQGDGTEEQDSEDDVDAAPEQDQESTDDQSEAQVSMDDMADAELGEEVEMPEGEAPLEPPQPQSVSDADPNYKVYLSEFDEEIAAQDLADPAELERLRAYLDQQLEPLKGAVSRLANKLQRRLQAQQNRSWEFDLEEGILDAGRLARVVANPTTPLSFKVEKDTEFRDTVVTLLLDNSGSMRGRPISIAAICADVLARTLERCNVKVEILGFTTRAWKGGQSREKWLAEGRPQQPGRLNDLRHIIYKSADAPWRRVRPNLGLMMKEGLLKENIDGEALEWAHRRMLGRSEARKILMVISDGAPVDDSSLSVNPANFLEKHLRDVIAMIERRRAVELLAIGIGHDVTRYYDRAVTITDVEQLAGAMTEQLAALFDSDPRARARIRGMAGMRRAS from the coding sequence ATGCCCCAGAACGACAATCCCGCCGATCCGTTCAAGAAAGCGCTCGCCGAGGCGACCAAGACCATGGCCGACGACCCCGAACTGGGCGTGACCTATTCCGTCGACCCGCCGGGCATGGCCAAGGATTCGATGCGCCTGCCGCAAGTGACCCGCCGCATGACGCGTGACGAGGTTCTGCTGGCCCGTGGCACCGCCGATGCGTTTGCCATGCGGCGTCGCTATCATGACGAGGCCGTGGCCGCGCGCTACACTCCGCCGGGGCAGATGGCGCGAGATCTCTACGAAGCGATGGAAACCGCGCGATGCGAGGCGATGGGCGCGCGCCACATGCCCGGCAGCGCAGGCAATATCGACGCCAAGATCAATCACGAGGCCGAGCGCAAGGGCTACGGTCAGATCACCAAGGCCACCGAGGCCCCGCTTTCGGTTGCCGCAGGCTACATGATCCGGCAATTGGCCACCGGGCGCGACCTGCCGCCCGGCGCGCAGAATGTGCTGGACCTCTGGCGCGACCACCTCGAAGGCTCCGCCGCCGATACGCTCACCGGATTGCAGGAGGCGCTTGGCGATCAGCGCAGCTTTGCCCGGCTGGCGCGGCAGGTCATCAACGATCTGGGCTATGGCGATCAGTTGGGCGACGACCCCGATATGGAGCCGGACGAAGATGCCTCGGAGCAGGCCGAAGAGGTCGAGAACGAGGATAAGCAAGGCGACGGCACCGAAGAGCAAGACAGCGAAGACGATGTCGATGCCGCGCCCGAACAGGATCAAGAGAGCACCGACGACCAGTCCGAGGCGCAGGTCTCGATGGATGACATGGCCGATGCCGAACTGGGCGAAGAGGTGGAGATGCCCGAGGGCGAGGCCCCGCTGGAGCCGCCGCAGCCCCAATCCGTCAGCGACGCGGACCCGAATTATAAGGTGTATCTATCCGAATTTGACGAGGAAATCGCCGCTCAGGATCTGGCCGACCCGGCCGAGTTGGAGCGCCTGCGCGCCTATCTCGACCAGCAGCTTGAACCGTTGAAAGGCGCGGTGTCGCGTTTGGCCAATAAGCTGCAGCGCCGCCTGCAGGCCCAGCAGAACCGCAGTTGGGAGTTCGATCTGGAGGAAGGCATTCTGGATGCCGGGCGACTGGCGCGCGTTGTGGCCAACCCGACCACGCCGCTCAGCTTCAAGGTCGAGAAGGACACCGAATTCCGCGACACCGTGGTGACGCTGCTTTTGGACAATTCCGGCTCGATGCGCGGGCGCCCGATCTCGATCGCCGCGATCTGTGCCGATGTGCTGGCGCGGACGCTGGAGCGGTGCAACGTCAAGGTCGAGATCCTCGGCTTTACCACCCGCGCGTGGAAGGGCGGGCAAAGCCGCGAGAAATGGCTGGCCGAGGGCCGCCCGCAGCAGCCCGGTCGCCTCAACGACCTGCGCCACATCATCTACAAATCCGCCGACGCGCCGTGGCGTCGGGTGCGGCCCAATCTGGGGCTGATGATGAAGGAAGGTCTGCTGAAGGAAAACATCGACGGCGAAGCGCTGGAATGGGCGCATCGCCGTATGCTGGGCCGGTCCGAGGCGCGCAAGATCCTCATGGTGATTTCGGATGGCGCGCCGGTCGATGACTCCAGCCTGTCGGTCAACCCCGCGAATTTCTTGGAAAAACACCTGCGCGACGTGATCGCCATGATCGAACGTCGGCGCGCGGTTGAGTTGCTCGCCATCGGGATCGGCCATGACGTGACCCGGTATTACGACCGCGCCGTGACGATCACGGATGTGGAGCAATTGGCAGGCGCGATGACCGAACAATTGGCCGCCCTGTTCGACAGCGATCCCCGCGCACGGGCGCGCATTCGCGGCATGGCCGGCATGCGCCGCGCCTCCTGA
- a CDS encoding aminopeptidase P family protein, with translation MFQSFDSPTRPADGPPRLAALRAALAQAGLDGFLVPRADAHQGEYVAPRDERLAWLTGFTGSAGFCAVLPHIAGVFIDGRYRVAVKDQVDLDAFTPVPWPETSLADWLRAELPSGGTVGFDPWLHAIEQIDTLTNALEGSGITLSAVANPVDAIWPDQPAPPAGAVRLHPEELAGESARSKIDRLAARLRDGGHDHAVITLPDSIAWLFNIRGSDIARNPVPHGFAILHADGTAALFMDPAKLDASVRAALHPLADLHDPAAFEPALTALTGPVLLDRGTAPVRVRDLLTAAQVVPGQDPCILPKARKNPAEIAGMEAAHLRDARAMIRFLAWLDAAVPQGTLTEIGAVQALEAFRAEDPTLREISFDTICGAGPHGAIVHYRVTHDTDRAITPGDLLLIDSGGQYADGTTDITRTVATGPVTVDQRACFTSVLRGMIDMSRLRFPKGLAGQHLDAVARAPLWAAGLDYDHGTGHGVGAYLSVHEGPQRLSRTSDVALEPGMILSNEPGYYREGAWGIRSENLIHVAEAPPLAGGDAARRMLEFRTLTWVPIDRRLIDAEALGADARAWLDAYHADIRTRLASTLDEDVQAWLIAATEPL, from the coding sequence ATGTTTCAAAGCTTCGACAGCCCAACCCGTCCCGCTGACGGCCCGCCCCGCCTTGCCGCCCTGCGCGCGGCGCTGGCGCAGGCCGGGCTGGACGGCTTTCTCGTGCCCCGCGCCGATGCGCATCAGGGCGAGTATGTCGCCCCGCGGGACGAGCGGCTGGCATGGTTGACCGGGTTCACCGGCTCTGCTGGCTTCTGCGCGGTGCTGCCCCATATCGCGGGGGTTTTTATTGACGGGCGTTACCGGGTGGCGGTGAAGGATCAGGTGGATCTGGACGCCTTTACCCCCGTGCCATGGCCGGAGACGAGCTTGGCCGATTGGCTGCGCGCGGAACTGCCCTCGGGCGGCACTGTCGGGTTCGATCCGTGGCTGCACGCGATCGAACAGATCGACACGCTGACAAACGCGCTGGAGGGCAGCGGCATCACCCTCTCTGCCGTGGCCAATCCGGTTGATGCGATCTGGCCCGATCAGCCTGCGCCCCCTGCGGGTGCCGTGCGTCTGCATCCCGAAGAGTTGGCAGGCGAAAGCGCGCGCAGCAAGATCGACCGCCTTGCGGCCCGTCTGCGGGACGGGGGCCACGATCACGCCGTCATCACCCTGCCCGACAGCATCGCGTGGCTGTTCAACATCCGGGGCAGCGACATTGCCCGCAATCCGGTGCCACATGGGTTTGCTATTCTGCATGCAGATGGCACGGCGGCCCTGTTCATGGACCCGGCCAAGTTGGACGCAAGCGTCCGTGCCGCCCTGCACCCGCTAGCAGATCTGCACGATCCAGCCGCGTTCGAGCCCGCGCTCACCGCGCTGACGGGCCCTGTTTTGCTGGATCGCGGGACAGCGCCGGTGCGTGTCCGCGATCTGCTGACCGCCGCGCAGGTCGTGCCCGGCCAAGATCCCTGCATCCTGCCGAAAGCGCGCAAAAACCCCGCCGAGATCGCCGGGATGGAAGCGGCGCATTTGCGCGACGCCCGCGCGATGATCCGGTTTCTCGCATGGCTCGACGCCGCCGTGCCGCAGGGCACGCTGACTGAGATCGGCGCGGTTCAGGCTTTGGAGGCATTCCGCGCCGAAGATCCGACCCTGCGCGAGATCAGTTTCGACACGATCTGTGGCGCGGGTCCGCATGGGGCCATCGTCCATTACCGCGTGACCCATGACACCGACCGCGCCATCACGCCCGGCGATCTGCTGCTGATCGACAGCGGCGGGCAATATGCCGACGGCACCACCGACATCACCCGCACCGTCGCCACCGGCCCGGTTACGGTGGATCAACGCGCCTGTTTCACCAGTGTCCTGCGCGGCATGATCGACATGTCGCGGCTGCGGTTTCCCAAGGGGCTCGCGGGGCAGCATCTCGATGCCGTGGCGCGCGCGCCGCTTTGGGCCGCCGGGCTGGATTACGACCACGGCACCGGGCATGGCGTCGGGGCCTATCTTTCGGTGCATGAGGGGCCCCAACGACTTAGCCGGACCTCGGATGTGGCGCTGGAGCCGGGCATGATCCTGTCCAATGAGCCGGGCTACTACCGCGAGGGCGCATGGGGCATCCGGAGCGAAAACCTCATCCATGTCGCCGAGGCGCCGCCCCTTGCAGGCGGAGATGCCGCGCGGCGGATGCTCGAATTCCGCACCCTCACTTGGGTGCCCATTGACCGCCGCCTGATCGATGCGGAGGCCTTGGGCGCGGACGCGCGCGCGTGGCTTGATGCCTATCACGCCGACATTCGCACGCGCCTTGCCAGCACTTTGGACGAGGACGTGCAGGCGTGGCTCATCGCCGCGACAGAGCCCCTCTGA